The sequence ATTAATCCTAGTAGGACTACGCCGGTTGTTACTATTTTAATAATAATAATCTGTTTTTTTGTTTTTCTCTACGAAGTAATTCTTCCTCCTGATTTAAGGAAAGTCTTTATTTCAATGTTTGCTGTAATTCCATACGAGATAACCCACGGAGTTGACATTCCTCCTCCAGATCCCCTTACTCCTTACGGAAACCTCGTTTCTTACCAGTACCTCCACGGTAGTTGGATGCACATTTTAGGAAACATGCTCTTCCTTTGGGTCTTTGGTGATAACGTTGAGGATAAGCTTGGTAAATTAAAGTATTTTATTTTCTACACTGTTTGCGGAATAGTTGCTGCGCTTATTCAGGTTCTAGTTTACCCGAACTCTAACATACCTTTAATAGGAGCTTCAGGAGCAATAAGTGGAGTTCTGGGAGCTTATGCAGTTCTCTTCCCGAGGGCTCAGATAATTACCCTCGTTTTCATTTTCTTCTTAGTTGATATAGTTGCCGTTCCGGCTGCCGTCTGGATTGCTGCTTGGTTTACGATTCAGTTTATTAGTGCTATGGTTTCGGCTACTCACCTCTCGATGGGAGGCGTTGCCTGGTTTGCCCACATAGGAGGTTTCATAGCGGGCATTGTTTTAGTTAAGCTCATGAGAGTCAAGTAGAGTGTTGAAATTTTACGTTTTCACCTATAAGTTTAATTGCAAATAATTTGCATTTGGAGGAAAAGTTGAATAGGGAGAAGCTGTACATATTTGATACTACTTTGAGGGATGGAGAGCAGACTCCCGGGGTTAATCTAACGGTAGATGAAAAAGTTCAAATAGCTAAGCAGCTTGAGAGGCTCGGGATTGACGTTATAGAGGCCGGCTTTGCAGTTAGTTCTCCAGCCGACTTTGAGGCTGTTAGGAGAATTGCAAAGGAAGTAAAAAACTCTACCGTCTGTTCCCTTGCAAGGGCAGTTGAGCTTGATATAAAAACGGCCTGGGATGCTTTGAAGGAGGGAAACAGGGTAAGGATTCACACTTTCATAGCTACCTCTGATATTCACTTAAAGTACAAGTTGAAGATGAGCCGTGAAGAAGCTCTAAAGAGGGCCGTTAATGCTGTTAAACTGATTAAGGAAATAAGCGAGGGAAGGGCGGAAGTTGAGTTCTCTGCCGAGGATGCAGGAAGGACGGACCTTAAATACTTGTGTGAGGTTGTAGAGGCCGTAATAGAGGCAGGGGCTCAGGTAGTGAACATTCCCGATACTGTAGGTTATGCCATTCCTGACGAGTGGTACGAGAAGATCCTCTACATAAAGGAGAACGTACCAAACATAAAGAAAGCGATAATTAGCGTCCACTGCCACAACGACCTTGGTCTTGCAACTGCAAACTCACTGATGGCGGTTAAGGCAGGTGCTCGTCAAGTTGAGTGTACTGTAAACGGAATTGGTGAGAGAGCGGGGAATGCTGCCCTTGAGGAAGTTGTTATGGCCATTAAAGTTCGTTCTGATCAGTTTCCCGTCTACACAGATATTGACACCACTCAAATTTACAAGACTTCTCAGCTTGTAAGCAGGTTAACCGGCGTTCTGATTTCAAAGACTAAACCGATCGTTGGTGATAACGCTTTTGCTCATGAATCTGGAATTCACCAGCACGGAGTTCTTGAGTGCCCTGAAACCTACGAAATTATGAGGCCATCCGACATAGGTTTAACGGAGAGTAAGATCGTTTTAGGTAAACACTCAGGAAGGCACGCTTTTAAGAAAAAGCTGGAAGAGATGGGGGTGGAGCTCTCTCCTGAGAAGTTTGAAGAGGCTTTTAAGAAGTTTAAAGAACTTGCCTCAAGGAAGAAGGAGATTTACGACGTTGACCTTGAGCTTATAATTGAAGGCCTTGAAGGGGAGAAAGAGAGGACGTATCAGCTCCTATACAACCAGGCAGTTAGCGGCGAAGGAGTAATTCCCTCTGCAACTGTAAAGATAAAGACTCCGGAAGGAGAGAAGTTGGGCCTTGCAGTTGGCAACGGACCTGTTGATGCAACTTACAGGGCTATTAAGAACGCTTTAGGATTGGGGGACGAAATTCAGCTAAGGGACTTTAAGATTAGGGCCTTGACTGCCGGAACTGATGCTTTAGCAGAAGTTTTTGTAACGATTGAAGGCGACGGTTACAGGGTTAGCGGTAGAGGAGTTGACCCTGATATTGTCAGGGCCTCAGCCCTCGCCTTTATAGAGGCCCTCAACAGACTTGAGAGGAGAAAGTTAAAGAAGAAGGGCGTTTAACCGGGGCTTTGCCCCTTTTTCTCTCTTCCCTGAATAATTAACTCCTTATAGAAGAAATAAAACCTTTTAAAACGTTTATCTGTTCTGAATTCCGAATATTTTTAAGGTATTTCTTGAAATTTAAATTTATGAAACTATAATTTTCTTAAGGGTTCTAAAGGGGAGGTTATGAAAAGGGTTTTAAGGTTCTTTTTCCTTTCGGACTTGAGAATAAATCTTTCCTATCCTTTGAGAATGGGAATCCTTTACTGGCTCGTTGCCCTCTCTTTACTTGTTCTTTCTTACACCGTTTTAAAAAGTCAGATTTCAGATTCACACCTCGTACTTAGACTTTTGAAAGAGCTCTTTATCTATGAGCTTGTTTTAGGTTTTATTCTCTTCCTCATTACATCTATCTACGCTGTTGTTTCCTCTTCAGATTATAGGAAGATTCAGAGGTTTGCTGATGAAATTGCAAAGGGGAACTTTGAGTTCAATCCTGAGCTCAGTCCTATTGCCGATAAAGACCTAATTAGTATGAAGGAGTCTTTGAATAAGCTCCGAAAGAGTCTTATAATTTCAAGGGAGCTCCTAAAGAAACGATCTGAGAAGATTTAGAAGGACTCCCTTTCTCTTGCCCTTTCCCTCTTTCTCCATATTATTTTCCTTGACAAACTCTTTTCCCTTTGCTTATATTCAGCCCGTCAAACTATATCAGGAGGAGTAGTATGCCCACAATTAACCAGCTGGTTAGGAAGGGGCGCGAGAAGAAGGTTAAGCGCTCAAAGGCCCCTGCTCTACAGGGTAACCCTCAGAAGAGGGGTGTTTGTGTAAGGGTTTTCACGACTACACCTAAGAAGCCAAACTCAGCCCTTCGTAAAGTTGCAAGGGTGAGGCTTTCAAACGGTATTTCCGTTACAGCTTACATTCCCGGTATCGGTCACAACCTTCAGGAACACTCAGTTGTTCTTGTAAGGGGTGGAAGGGTTAAGGACCTTCCAGGTGTTAGGTACAAAATTATCCGTGGAGCTCTTGATGCTGCCGGAGTTGAAGGAAGAAGGCAGTCCCGTTCCAAGTACGGAACAAAGAGACCTAAAGATCAGAAAAAATAATTAGGAGAGGAAAGCGATGCCCAGGAAAGGACCAGTTCCACCAAGGGAAATTCTCCCAGACCCTGTCTACGGTGATAAGCTTGTAGCAAAGCTTATAAACAAGGTAATGAAGGACGGTAAGAAGAGTAAGGCTGAGAAAATCGTTTACGGTGCTTTTGACATTATCAGGGAGAAGTTGGGAGAAGACCCTCTCAAGGTCTTTCACAAGGCTGTAGAGAACGTAAAACCTTTAATGGAAGTACGTCCACGCCGTGTTGGTGGTGCAACTTATCAGGTTCCGATGGAAGTAAGCGAAAGAAGACAAATGCACCTTGCCCTTAAGTGGCTCGTGGACGCTGCACGTGCTCGTTCTGAGCGCGGAATGGTTAACAAGCTTGCAAACGAAATCATTGACGCTTACAACGAAAGAGGTGGGGCCTTCAAGAAGAAGGAGGATACCCACAAGATGGCTGAGGCTAACAAGGCCTTTGCTCACTACAGGTGGTAATTAACAGTAATTTAGGAGGATGCCTTGAGCAAACAGCAGGCTCTTATTAAGAAGATTAAAGTTCCCCTTGAAAAAGTTAGGAATATCGGAATTATTGCCCACATTGATGCCGGTAAGACAACAACTACCGAGCGTATTCTTTATTACACCGGCCGTATCCACAAAATTGGTGAGGTTCACGAAGGTGCGGCCGAGATGGACTGGATGGAGCAGGAGAAGGAGAGGGGTATTACAATTACCTCCGCTACAACTACCTGCTTCTGGAGAGACCATAGGATTAACATCGTTGACACTCCCGGACACGTTGACTTCACAATTGAAGTTGAACGTTCCCTAAGGGTTCTTGACGGTGCTGTAACGATCCTCTGTTCAGTAGGTGGTGTTCAACCTCAGACTGAGACTGTTTGGCGTCAAGCAGACAAGTACAGGGTTCCCCGTATTATCTTCGTTAACAAGATGGACAGAATAGGTGCCGACTTCTTCAAGGTAGTTGCCGACGTTGAAGAGAAGTTAGGTGCTAAGCCCGTTCCTGTTCAGATTCCTATCGGCGCCGAGGATGAGTTTAAAGGCGTAGTTGACCT comes from Thermovibrio guaymasensis and encodes:
- a CDS encoding 2-isopropylmalate synthase, translating into MNREKLYIFDTTLRDGEQTPGVNLTVDEKVQIAKQLERLGIDVIEAGFAVSSPADFEAVRRIAKEVKNSTVCSLARAVELDIKTAWDALKEGNRVRIHTFIATSDIHLKYKLKMSREEALKRAVNAVKLIKEISEGRAEVEFSAEDAGRTDLKYLCEVVEAVIEAGAQVVNIPDTVGYAIPDEWYEKILYIKENVPNIKKAIISVHCHNDLGLATANSLMAVKAGARQVECTVNGIGERAGNAALEEVVMAIKVRSDQFPVYTDIDTTQIYKTSQLVSRLTGVLISKTKPIVGDNAFAHESGIHQHGVLECPETYEIMRPSDIGLTESKIVLGKHSGRHAFKKKLEEMGVELSPEKFEEAFKKFKELASRKKEIYDVDLELIIEGLEGEKERTYQLLYNQAVSGEGVIPSATVKIKTPEGEKLGLAVGNGPVDATYRAIKNALGLGDEIQLRDFKIRALTAGTDALAEVFVTIEGDGYRVSGRGVDPDIVRASALAFIEALNRLERRKLKKKGV
- a CDS encoding histidine kinase produces the protein MKRVLRFFFLSDLRINLSYPLRMGILYWLVALSLLVLSYTVLKSQISDSHLVLRLLKELFIYELVLGFILFLITSIYAVVSSSDYRKIQRFADEIAKGNFEFNPELSPIADKDLISMKESLNKLRKSLIISRELLKKRSEKI
- the rpsL gene encoding 30S ribosomal protein S12; this encodes MPTINQLVRKGREKKVKRSKAPALQGNPQKRGVCVRVFTTTPKKPNSALRKVARVRLSNGISVTAYIPGIGHNLQEHSVVLVRGGRVKDLPGVRYKIIRGALDAAGVEGRRQSRSKYGTKRPKDQKK
- a CDS encoding rhomboid family intramembrane serine protease, whose translation is MIPLKDINPSRTTPVVTILIIIICFFVFLYEVILPPDLRKVFISMFAVIPYEITHGVDIPPPDPLTPYGNLVSYQYLHGSWMHILGNMLFLWVFGDNVEDKLGKLKYFIFYTVCGIVAALIQVLVYPNSNIPLIGASGAISGVLGAYAVLFPRAQIITLVFIFFLVDIVAVPAAVWIAAWFTIQFISAMVSATHLSMGGVAWFAHIGGFIAGIVLVKLMRVK
- the rpsG gene encoding 30S ribosomal protein S7, encoding MPRKGPVPPREILPDPVYGDKLVAKLINKVMKDGKKSKAEKIVYGAFDIIREKLGEDPLKVFHKAVENVKPLMEVRPRRVGGATYQVPMEVSERRQMHLALKWLVDAARARSERGMVNKLANEIIDAYNERGGAFKKKEDTHKMAEANKAFAHYRW